A window from Theobroma cacao cultivar B97-61/B2 chromosome 3, Criollo_cocoa_genome_V2, whole genome shotgun sequence encodes these proteins:
- the LOC18604534 gene encoding uncharacterized protein LOC18604534 isoform X3, whose amino-acid sequence MHLWVTSSTYPPHLRFPVKSEAQVEEIRVCTNRTCRRQGSMQTFHILTALAPPDVSVKSCGCLGRCGAGPNVALLPDGQIVGHCGTAAGAAELMVGLWHGGGVGDACNKSKSKTSLDALALRMRAEALVDEGNFSEAERLLSQAIDLKPFGGVHILYKKRSVARLAIHNYSGALEDAAESLTLAPNYAGAYICQGDAFLAMDQYDAAQKSYSTCLEIDPSIRRSKSFK is encoded by the exons ATGCATTTGTGGGTTACCAGTTCAACTTATCCTCCGCATCTCCGTTTCCCTGTAAAGAGCGAGGCTCAAGTGGAAGAAATCAGGGTGTGCACCAATCGTACCTGCCGGAGACAGGGCTCCATGCAGACCTTCCACATCCTCACGGCTCTGGCCCCGCCTGATGTCTCCGTGAAGTCCTGCGGCTGCCTTGGCCGCTGCGGTGCTGGGCCCAACGTGGCCCTGCTGCCCGACGGCCAAATAGTGGGGCATTGCGGCACCGCGGCCGGAGCGGCGGAGCTTATGGTTGGATTGTGGCACGGAGGTGGCGTTGGTGATGCTTGTAACAAGAGTAAGAGTAAGACTAGCCTGGATGCTCTCGCTTTGAGAATGAGAGCTGAGGCTCTAGTTGATGAGGGCAATTTCAGTGAGGCTGAGCGCTTGCTCTCCCAG GCTATAGATTTAAAACCATTTGGTGGCGTTCACATCCTTTACAAAAAAAG ATCTGTTGCTAGATTGGCAATCCACAATTATTCTGGGGCTCTTGAGGATGCCGCCGAATCTTTGACTTTAGCCCCCAACTATGCCGGG gCTTATATTTGTCAAGGTGATGCATTCTTGGCTATGGACCAATACGATGCAGCTCAAAAGTCATATTCAACATGTTTGGAAATAGACCCTTCTATTCGTCGTTCCAAATCATTCAAG
- the LOC18604534 gene encoding uncharacterized protein LOC18604534 isoform X2: MHLWVTSSTYPPHLRFPVKSEAQVEEIRVCTNRTCRRQGSMQTFHILTALAPPDVSVKSCGCLGRCGAGPNVALLPDGQIVGHCGTAAGAAELMVGLWHGGGVGDACNKSKSKTSLDALALRMRAEALVDEGNFSEAERLLSQAIDLKPFGGVHILYKKRSVARLAIHNYSGALEDAAESLTLAPNYAGAYICQGDAFLAMDQYDAAQKSYSTCLEIDPSIRRSKSFKIRIAKLEEKLATINMSHDSISET, translated from the exons ATGCATTTGTGGGTTACCAGTTCAACTTATCCTCCGCATCTCCGTTTCCCTGTAAAGAGCGAGGCTCAAGTGGAAGAAATCAGGGTGTGCACCAATCGTACCTGCCGGAGACAGGGCTCCATGCAGACCTTCCACATCCTCACGGCTCTGGCCCCGCCTGATGTCTCCGTGAAGTCCTGCGGCTGCCTTGGCCGCTGCGGTGCTGGGCCCAACGTGGCCCTGCTGCCCGACGGCCAAATAGTGGGGCATTGCGGCACCGCGGCCGGAGCGGCGGAGCTTATGGTTGGATTGTGGCACGGAGGTGGCGTTGGTGATGCTTGTAACAAGAGTAAGAGTAAGACTAGCCTGGATGCTCTCGCTTTGAGAATGAGAGCTGAGGCTCTAGTTGATGAGGGCAATTTCAGTGAGGCTGAGCGCTTGCTCTCCCAG GCTATAGATTTAAAACCATTTGGTGGCGTTCACATCCTTTACAAAAAAAG ATCTGTTGCTAGATTGGCAATCCACAATTATTCTGGGGCTCTTGAGGATGCCGCCGAATCTTTGACTTTAGCCCCCAACTATGCCGGG gCTTATATTTGTCAAGGTGATGCATTCTTGGCTATGGACCAATACGATGCAGCTCAAAAGTCATATTCAACATGTTTGGAAATAGACCCTTCTATTCGTCGTTCCAAATCATTCAAG